The following coding sequences lie in one Bacteroides helcogenes P 36-108 genomic window:
- a CDS encoding DUF3575 domain-containing protein has product MENKRNLLLFTCLFAATLLYGQVVGVKTNVLMDITKTINLGAEIGLNKKTTLDLYFNYNPWKENDYKMFKMLAFQPEYRYWFCDRFNGHFVGVHAHGGVYQAAGIDMPFGLWKDLKDHRYKGHFYGAGVSYGYQWIMGRHWNIEANIGVGYVRAKYEKYPCVECGDKEDEGHKNYFGPTKAAVSLIYLF; this is encoded by the coding sequence ATGGAAAATAAAAGGAATCTGTTATTATTCACTTGTCTGTTTGCCGCCACCTTATTATATGGGCAGGTGGTAGGAGTCAAGACAAATGTGCTGATGGACATCACCAAAACCATCAATCTGGGGGCGGAAATAGGATTGAACAAGAAAACCACCCTGGATCTGTACTTCAACTACAATCCCTGGAAAGAAAACGACTACAAGATGTTCAAGATGCTGGCTTTCCAGCCTGAGTACCGCTATTGGTTCTGCGACCGCTTCAACGGTCACTTCGTCGGCGTGCATGCCCACGGAGGCGTATATCAGGCAGCAGGCATAGACATGCCCTTCGGGCTTTGGAAAGACCTGAAAGACCACCGCTACAAAGGGCACTTCTACGGAGCAGGCGTTTCCTACGGCTACCAGTGGATCATGGGCAGGCACTGGAACATCGAGGCCAACATCGGCGTGGGCTACGTGCGCGCCAAGTATGAGAAGTACCCGTGTGTGGAATGCGGAGACAAGGAAGACGAAGGACACAAGAACTACTTCGGACCTACCAAGGCCGCCGTCAGCTTAATCTATTTATTCTGA
- a CDS encoding DUF5033 domain-containing protein yields MKTFYSLVYSFMLLLMMNGLTACSASSDEAMAEQTQTSGFATVMSTYGAEYATLNVSDLKNVPSVLTEDMRGVLEALKQNSTASYDCARVSDKSFEKVVMTGNYKSATRGGSDGFALNVELKFSFEKGQVYYWGTDYSYSSTLFDWSAQGLSLSPVNGGDGYTYQFESETYLYFKVSDQAGTVVKVPIIFKGNYNFSTEKGTYSFQLLKYSK; encoded by the coding sequence ATGAAGACTTTTTATTCTTTAGTTTATTCTTTTATGTTGCTGTTGATGATGAATGGTTTGACCGCTTGCTCTGCTTCTTCTGACGAAGCAATGGCAGAACAGACTCAGACATCGGGTTTTGCAACGGTAATGAGCACCTATGGCGCCGAGTATGCCACACTGAACGTATCGGATTTGAAGAACGTTCCTTCGGTACTGACCGAAGACATGCGTGGAGTGCTTGAAGCCTTGAAGCAGAACAGTACAGCTTCCTACGATTGTGCCAGAGTCTCTGATAAAAGTTTTGAGAAAGTGGTGATGACCGGAAACTACAAGTCTGCCACTCGCGGCGGTTCCGATGGATTCGCATTGAATGTGGAACTGAAGTTCAGCTTCGAGAAAGGACAGGTTTATTATTGGGGTACTGATTACTCTTATTCTTCTACATTGTTCGATTGGTCGGCACAGGGCTTGTCACTGTCTCCGGTAAACGGCGGTGACGGTTACACATACCAGTTTGAATCAGAAACCTACCTTTACTTTAAGGTAAGCGATCAGGCCGGCACAGTGGTAAAGGTTCCCATCATATTCAAGGGCAACTATAATTTTAGTACGGAAAAAGGTACATACAGTTTTCAATTGTTGAAATATAGCAAATAA
- a CDS encoding hybrid sensor histidine kinase/response regulator transcription factor, whose amino-acid sequence MKYLVKCLLLIVCFLFVPLSASSYPSYGYVVPTMVEGGLRNSTIYDIHYGNKGYVWFTTDLGICRYDGFRVRSFPLISCRNAAFPVSNAVVSVTQAPDSLLYLQLMNGGIACFDPDEEKYLPVSWDNTLNGMEVLSFYMPDEGQIYVGTSGGLYKGTVSHEEGIVIRLSGKPLLEGEVTMVSGIGKQSVFACVNRTKVAVYRTDTHALDFPGKSGNSEITELYGHGGYLWICSSSGVDLYDLKRKKLAPIRETGEDRSRMEGARVVDIVSAGDRSYYVATYKGLFLLKFGSKELTDADCRVNYVEPSYSSGIGSRVMSLKWQDDQKILWIGTSGTGLYRMYGMENTFCTLTQTFGTEIRRIEEDVKGYVWVLTDIGELWRSTTAGLSVGTSFRPWTKGLKDGESYRMKKDATGHLWLGDSHGGIICITPSTEEVTSFKLEPEGTTDFSEPVQQLCLDSRNRMWIATSNHFVLLDRTTGKSKILPLEYGVRKIKKVSSIAEDKEGNIWLGTDAGLKRLDMQETKISLLGAYEQDAGLDVSQVYSIYVNGYNQILVSYSDKILRVDGRDKGKVDGVFTLLNGLCSSHVHCMIDDENGNTWIGTESGVMTIRNDKKMLYNYASFGLSNEVCRLHDGRLLWANSLGLTFFDPLTVKAERSGNKVLLTEAWMNGEVLPSSLTSIEAVEGDDLAFYFSDLEYSRMQRRLSYRLLPDEEWKTRSLEDGITFRRLSAGDYTLQVKLLYPDAEEGAVLEIPVVVKASWWNSVGAKLCYCFAVFGLILAVYYYVERKGRAREVIRNREIELRETLNLTRMEQEQKNKMDIMRNQLLTAFMEELRTPLSLIIAPLKELSRETGLSSGILSKLQVAYRNSLGMLNSCNQLLAVYTQGSLSDKLEAAPYSVERLMDRTVFGVSELMRLNQIELKYDKKISKGLDTWGDSKQIGFLMHNLLSNAFNHVRLSGVIRLVLQEREREGVCYCVIIVADNGTNRIRSESKMMEDQSWLDLTDIELGYDTMEKIAQLHHGTISMNSAEGEGTEIVVELPVGREVMEGDPNVVFIEQESEEEDTADVSLLPDDGSSQGMTPAEEASVSGESQRTATAQEDENRKTLLIVEDHKDIRLYLKVIFGKEYNLLFATNGQEGIDTAVEGQPDLVLCDVMMPVKDGFECCRELKEGLSTCHIPIIMLTAKVEDDDILHGLELGADDYVLKPFTPGILQAKVRNLINARVLLKRMYANILMTPESEETDETEIEEEKKMEDPFIASVVKIVEDNMCEADFNVKKLAAELNMSQPTLYRKVKQSTDFTIIELIRGVRMRKAAVLLKQKVYAVQEVAEMVGYNDIPTFRKHFVDAFGTTPSTYSNSDNP is encoded by the coding sequence ATGAAATACTTAGTAAAGTGTTTATTGTTAATTGTCTGCTTTCTGTTTGTTCCGCTTTCAGCTTCTTCGTATCCGTCTTATGGGTATGTGGTTCCGACGATGGTGGAGGGCGGATTGCGTAACAGTACAATCTATGATATTCACTATGGCAATAAAGGATATGTGTGGTTTACCACCGATTTGGGCATTTGCAGGTACGATGGCTTCAGAGTGCGGAGCTTTCCGTTGATTTCATGCAGAAATGCGGCTTTTCCTGTATCTAATGCTGTGGTGTCTGTCACCCAGGCTCCCGACAGTTTGTTGTATCTCCAACTGATGAATGGAGGCATAGCCTGTTTTGACCCGGACGAGGAGAAGTATCTGCCTGTGTCATGGGATAATACACTGAACGGCATGGAAGTCCTTTCTTTCTATATGCCCGATGAAGGGCAGATATACGTAGGTACGTCCGGAGGATTGTATAAGGGGACGGTGTCGCACGAGGAGGGCATCGTCATCCGTCTGTCAGGAAAGCCGTTGCTCGAAGGAGAAGTGACGATGGTTTCGGGCATAGGCAAGCAATCTGTCTTTGCATGCGTCAACCGGACAAAGGTTGCGGTTTACCGTACAGATACACATGCTTTGGACTTTCCGGGAAAAAGTGGAAATTCGGAAATAACGGAGCTTTACGGACATGGAGGGTATTTGTGGATTTGTTCTTCTTCCGGAGTGGATCTATATGATTTGAAGCGGAAAAAGCTTGCGCCTATACGGGAGACCGGCGAGGACAGAAGCCGGATGGAGGGCGCACGTGTTGTTGATATTGTATCGGCGGGTGACAGAAGCTATTATGTGGCTACCTATAAGGGGCTTTTCCTGTTGAAGTTCGGTTCCAAGGAACTGACGGATGCAGATTGCCGCGTGAATTATGTGGAGCCGTCCTATTCTTCCGGAATAGGCAGCAGGGTGATGAGCCTGAAGTGGCAGGACGATCAGAAAATATTATGGATAGGTACATCGGGTACGGGCTTGTACCGGATGTATGGAATGGAGAATACTTTTTGCACTTTGACCCAGACATTCGGCACTGAAATACGGAGGATAGAAGAAGATGTGAAAGGATACGTCTGGGTGTTGACGGACATAGGGGAGCTGTGGCGTAGCACGACTGCCGGACTCTCGGTGGGGACATCGTTCCGTCCGTGGACCAAAGGCCTGAAGGATGGCGAGAGCTATCGGATGAAGAAAGACGCGACAGGACATCTGTGGCTGGGCGATTCGCACGGCGGGATAATATGTATCACCCCGTCCACGGAGGAAGTCACTTCTTTCAAGCTGGAGCCCGAAGGTACGACAGACTTTTCGGAGCCTGTGCAGCAGCTCTGCCTGGATTCGAGGAACCGCATGTGGATTGCCACGTCCAATCATTTTGTGCTTCTCGACAGGACTACGGGGAAAAGCAAGATACTTCCTTTGGAGTATGGCGTGCGGAAGATTAAAAAAGTAAGCTCGATAGCCGAAGACAAGGAAGGTAACATCTGGCTGGGAACCGATGCCGGACTGAAGCGGCTGGACATGCAGGAAACGAAAATCAGCCTGCTGGGTGCGTACGAGCAAGACGCCGGACTGGATGTCTCTCAAGTGTACTCGATATATGTGAACGGATACAATCAGATATTGGTGTCTTACTCCGACAAAATACTCCGGGTTGACGGACGTGACAAGGGCAAGGTGGACGGAGTGTTCACACTGCTCAACGGATTGTGCAGCAGTCATGTGCACTGCATGATAGACGATGAGAACGGGAATACCTGGATAGGGACGGAGTCGGGAGTGATGACAATCAGGAATGATAAGAAGATGCTGTATAATTATGCCTCGTTCGGACTGTCGAACGAGGTGTGCCGCCTTCATGACGGGCGGCTGCTGTGGGCCAATTCGTTGGGACTTACTTTCTTTGACCCACTGACGGTAAAGGCGGAACGGAGCGGCAACAAGGTGCTGCTTACCGAGGCATGGATGAACGGAGAAGTGCTGCCATCGTCATTGACTTCCATTGAGGCAGTGGAGGGAGACGATCTGGCTTTCTACTTTTCCGATCTGGAATACAGCAGGATGCAGCGAAGACTGTCTTATCGCCTGCTGCCCGATGAGGAATGGAAGACGCGTTCGCTGGAAGACGGAATCACATTCAGGAGGCTGTCTGCGGGTGACTACACTTTGCAGGTGAAGCTGCTTTATCCTGATGCGGAGGAAGGTGCGGTGCTGGAGATTCCTGTCGTTGTGAAAGCGAGTTGGTGGAACTCCGTCGGGGCCAAGTTGTGCTATTGCTTTGCGGTTTTCGGCCTGATATTGGCTGTATATTATTACGTTGAACGGAAAGGACGGGCACGGGAAGTGATCAGAAACAGGGAGATTGAATTAAGAGAGACATTAAATTTGACAAGAATGGAACAAGAACAGAAAAACAAAATGGATATAATGCGCAATCAATTGCTGACGGCTTTTATGGAGGAACTGCGCACGCCTCTTTCGCTGATTATCGCACCTTTGAAGGAGTTGTCGAGGGAAACCGGCCTGTCGTCCGGAATCCTCTCCAAGCTGCAAGTGGCATATCGCAATTCGCTGGGTATGCTGAATTCTTGCAATCAACTGTTGGCGGTTTATACTCAAGGTTCTTTGAGTGACAAGTTGGAGGCGGCTCCATATTCGGTGGAAAGGCTTATGGACAGGACGGTTTTTGGAGTCAGCGAGCTGATGCGTCTCAACCAAATAGAGTTGAAGTACGACAAAAAGATAAGTAAGGGATTGGATACATGGGGTGACAGCAAGCAGATAGGGTTCTTGATGCACAATCTTCTTTCCAATGCTTTCAACCATGTGCGTCTGTCCGGAGTTATCCGTCTTGTGTTGCAGGAAAGAGAACGTGAAGGCGTATGCTATTGTGTAATCATCGTTGCAGACAATGGCACGAACCGGATAAGGAGCGAGTCGAAGATGATGGAAGATCAGTCATGGCTTGACTTGACGGATATTGAGCTGGGATATGATACAATGGAGAAGATAGCACAGCTTCATCACGGCACAATCTCCATGAACAGTGCCGAAGGCGAGGGCACGGAAATCGTTGTGGAACTCCCTGTAGGCAGGGAAGTGATGGAGGGAGACCCCAATGTCGTATTCATTGAACAGGAATCGGAGGAAGAGGATACGGCGGATGTTTCTCTGCTGCCTGACGACGGGAGTTCTCAGGGAATGACTCCTGCGGAGGAAGCAAGCGTGTCCGGAGAATCGCAAAGGACTGCCACCGCACAGGAGGATGAGAACCGGAAAACGCTGCTTATCGTGGAAGACCATAAGGACATTAGGCTGTATCTGAAAGTCATTTTCGGAAAAGAGTATAATCTGCTGTTTGCCACCAACGGACAGGAGGGTATAGACACGGCGGTAGAAGGACAGCCCGACCTGGTGCTCTGCGATGTCATGATGCCTGTAAAGGACGGCTTTGAGTGCTGCCGCGAACTGAAGGAGGGGCTGTCAACCTGCCATATACCTATTATTATGCTGACGGCAAAGGTGGAGGATGACGATATTCTGCACGGGCTGGAACTGGGAGCCGACGACTATGTGCTGAAACCTTTCACTCCGGGAATACTACAGGCAAAGGTGCGCAACCTGATTAACGCCCGCGTGCTTCTGAAGCGGATGTACGCCAATATCCTGATGACACCCGAATCGGAAGAAACGGATGAGACCGAGATTGAAGAGGAAAAGAAGATGGAAGATCCCTTCATCGCCTCGGTGGTGAAGATTGTGGAGGATAATATGTGTGAAGCGGACTTCAACGTGAAGAAACTTGCCGCAGAGCTGAACATGAGCCAACCCACCCTCTACCGCAAGGTGAAACAGAGCACAGACTTCACCATCATAGAGCTGATCAGAGGAGTGCGCATGCGCAAGGCCGCCGTATTGCTGAAACAGAAAGTATATGCAGTGCAGGAAGTGGCCGAGATGGTGGGGTATAATGATATACCCACCTTCCGCAAGCATTTTGTGGACGCTTTCGGCACAACGCCCTCCACATATTCCAACTCGGATAATCCATAG
- a CDS encoding FimB/Mfa2 family fimbrial subunit, giving the protein MKRIFTNIQQSAKSVVLFTVLAGAMASCDTVLDFKEGDCSIEYQVKFKYDYNMKKVDAFAQDVKTVTLYAFGEDGTLVYQKTEEGERLSTGEYAMTVEMAPGDYDLITWGGVDDQSFAVPLLTPGVSTREDLTVLTRRNIDNATRAAGEEGQYVVQHSLPSLFHGRVQRVTFATPTATTRARQQVVTTVPLVKNTNTIRVVIAQVNNTGQAATRAIGKESFSYAIYDDNGYMNYDNSLLSDNLLTYQPYVTESSSVSTRAFSADGTTETSYPAAVAEISVARLLETQSPRLEIIDSDTGKELLPSSNLIGYLSLLKEQGFIDMPLSEYLDREDSFGMIFFVDENLTMIKTVIQINDWIVNINDFEL; this is encoded by the coding sequence ATGAAACGAATATTCACCAACATACAGCAATCAGCGAAAAGCGTAGTGCTATTTACAGTATTGGCTGGTGCAATGGCATCCTGCGACACAGTCCTGGATTTTAAAGAAGGCGATTGCAGCATCGAATACCAAGTAAAGTTCAAGTATGACTACAACATGAAGAAAGTGGACGCTTTTGCACAAGATGTGAAGACAGTTACCCTTTATGCTTTCGGCGAAGACGGAACCCTCGTCTATCAGAAAACCGAGGAAGGCGAACGCCTCTCCACCGGTGAATATGCCATGACCGTAGAAATGGCTCCCGGCGACTACGACCTCATCACTTGGGGCGGAGTGGACGACCAATCGTTCGCCGTACCCTTGCTTACCCCCGGCGTTTCCACGCGCGAAGACCTCACCGTGCTGACCCGCCGCAACATAGACAACGCCACCCGTGCCGCAGGCGAAGAAGGACAATACGTGGTGCAGCACAGCCTGCCCTCCCTGTTCCACGGAAGAGTGCAGCGGGTGACCTTCGCCACACCAACAGCAACAACCCGTGCCCGTCAGCAAGTGGTGACTACCGTCCCCTTGGTGAAGAACACCAACACCATACGCGTGGTAATCGCCCAGGTGAACAACACCGGCCAGGCCGCCACACGCGCCATCGGCAAAGAAAGCTTCAGCTATGCCATCTACGATGACAACGGCTACATGAACTACGACAACAGCCTGCTGTCCGACAACCTCCTGACGTATCAGCCATACGTCACCGAGAGCTCCAGCGTCAGCACCCGCGCCTTCAGCGCCGACGGAACCACCGAAACCTCATACCCCGCCGCCGTGGCCGAGATAAGCGTGGCCCGCCTGCTCGAAACCCAAAGCCCCCGGCTCGAGATCATCGACTCCGACACCGGCAAGGAGCTTCTTCCCAGCAGCAACCTCATAGGCTATCTGTCACTCCTCAAAGAGCAAGGCTTCATAGATATGCCCCTCTCCGAGTATCTGGACCGTGAAGACAGCTTCGGCATGATCTTCTTTGTGGACGAAAACCTCACAATGATAAAGACCGTGATCCAGATTAACGACTGGATAGTAAATATCAATGATTTCGAACTCTAA
- a CDS encoding DUF3868 domain-containing protein: MKRAIYLILLIMLPALKPAAQSVVVYKDQVRIENQSVTRSDDNRLTIAMDIIMQSNMKISSNRAATLTPMLEADGNTKALAPVVVYGRRRNLVSERNKSIPKDAFAIIRRKRKTEQKVSYLVQLPYEAWMQHANLTLDADLCGCRDVVEASELDPITTLNIERTKLHPAIAYIAPKAEEVKHRAEVGSAFLDYPVNKTVIYPEYRRNQSELAKIRAIIDTIRADKNISITGIRMEGYASPEGSYANNTRLAKGRTEALLNYVRKLYNFPEDMLTMTSTPEDWAGFRKFVGQSSLPQKEEILQIIDLDEKDMDAKEHRIARFVGPDTYRFLLNECYPALRHSDYTVSYTVRGFNVDETRELINTRPQQLSLQEIYNLAQTCKAGSEEFNHAFQVAVLMFPNDPTANLNAAAMEIQRGGDLSAAKKYLAKADASRGETQNNLGVIALMEGDLDAAAEHLNRAQEAGITEAGANIEELTKQRNFPVQ, translated from the coding sequence ATGAAAAGAGCAATATACCTTATATTATTGATAATGCTGCCGGCGCTGAAGCCTGCGGCGCAGTCCGTCGTTGTTTACAAAGACCAGGTGCGCATAGAGAACCAGTCCGTCACCCGCAGTGACGACAACCGCCTGACCATAGCCATGGACATCATCATGCAGAGCAACATGAAAATCTCCTCCAACCGTGCCGCCACCCTGACCCCCATGCTGGAGGCCGACGGCAACACCAAAGCCCTGGCGCCGGTAGTAGTGTACGGCCGCCGCCGCAATCTGGTGAGCGAGCGCAACAAGTCCATACCCAAAGACGCCTTTGCCATTATCCGCCGCAAACGCAAGACGGAGCAGAAGGTGAGCTACCTTGTGCAACTGCCCTACGAGGCATGGATGCAGCACGCCAACCTGACCTTGGACGCCGACCTCTGCGGCTGCCGCGACGTGGTGGAAGCAAGTGAACTGGACCCCATCACCACGCTGAACATCGAGCGCACCAAGCTCCATCCGGCCATTGCCTACATAGCCCCCAAGGCCGAGGAGGTGAAACATCGAGCCGAAGTGGGCAGCGCATTCCTCGACTATCCGGTGAACAAAACCGTGATTTATCCCGAATATCGCCGCAACCAGTCGGAACTTGCCAAGATACGCGCCATCATCGACACCATCCGTGCCGACAAGAATATCTCCATCACCGGCATACGCATGGAGGGATATGCCTCGCCCGAAGGCAGCTACGCCAACAACACACGCCTTGCCAAAGGACGTACGGAGGCTTTGCTGAACTACGTGCGCAAGTTATACAACTTTCCCGAAGACATGCTGACAATGACCTCCACGCCCGAAGACTGGGCGGGATTCCGCAAGTTCGTCGGACAGTCTTCACTGCCACAGAAAGAGGAGATACTCCAAATCATCGACCTCGACGAGAAAGACATGGACGCCAAGGAGCACCGCATAGCCCGCTTCGTGGGACCGGACACCTACCGCTTCCTGCTGAACGAATGCTATCCCGCCCTGCGCCATTCCGACTATACGGTGTCCTACACCGTGCGCGGTTTCAACGTGGACGAGACGCGTGAACTGATCAACACCCGCCCGCAGCAGTTGAGCCTGCAAGAAATCTACAACCTGGCACAGACCTGCAAAGCGGGCAGCGAAGAGTTCAACCACGCCTTCCAAGTGGCCGTCCTCATGTTTCCCAACGATCCCACGGCCAACCTCAACGCCGCCGCCATGGAGATACAACGGGGCGGAGACTTGAGCGCAGCCAAAAAGTATCTTGCCAAAGCAGACGCTTCCAGAGGTGAAACGCAAAACAACCTCGGCGTGATAGCTTTGATGGAAGGCGACCTCGACGCTGCGGCAGAGCACCTGAACCGCGCCCAAGAAGCCGGCATAACCGAAGCCGGAGCCAACATCGAGGAACTGACCAAGCAGCGCAACTTCCCCGTACAATAA
- a CDS encoding FimB/Mfa2 family fimbrial subunit: MRRLRHIYYLLALIGTMLASCTNGDIIESRDKTQLSLTINLTDTRASEAENYDLATERYISDVAVYLFSGTGDFIERLSATTLMGTDGDATRTIFGVLNHDYSAYTAGVEVVVLTNLATRGVTAPATVSNKTDLYSKLTYNYTAGNEWKFQDSPKQHIPMSGCSSSMTITAGKVNTATISLYRAVARVDVLLNGGEGFDHFTPTGLKITRYNRTGHCASQNGAIHVPADAAAATNAAALFRPDYSTQLYRIYIPEFDNSGAEHAQIELTGNLKAAGDATAISKTYYMNFKFNDKENTDIVRNNLYRFLITKINDEITVNQSLVYEVEKWGTVSVNVPSFN, encoded by the coding sequence ATGAGACGACTCAGACATATATATTACTTGCTTGCGCTTATCGGCACTATGCTCGCATCATGCACCAACGGTGACATCATCGAAAGCCGGGACAAGACACAGCTCAGCCTGACAATCAATCTGACCGATACGAGAGCAAGCGAAGCCGAGAATTACGACCTCGCTACCGAAAGATACATCTCCGACGTAGCGGTATATCTCTTCTCGGGCACGGGTGATTTCATCGAACGGCTTTCGGCAACCACCCTTATGGGAACCGACGGAGACGCCACCCGCACCATCTTTGGTGTATTGAACCACGACTACTCTGCATACACCGCCGGAGTAGAGGTTGTAGTATTGACAAACTTAGCGACAAGAGGTGTCACTGCACCGGCTACTGTAAGCAACAAAACAGACTTGTACAGCAAGCTGACATATAACTATACAGCCGGAAACGAGTGGAAATTTCAAGATTCGCCCAAGCAACATATCCCGATGAGTGGTTGCAGCAGCTCCATGACGATAACCGCCGGTAAGGTAAACACCGCCACCATCAGTCTTTATAGAGCCGTGGCAAGGGTAGATGTGCTTCTTAACGGAGGTGAGGGCTTCGACCACTTCACTCCCACCGGACTGAAAATCACACGATACAACCGGACAGGCCATTGCGCATCCCAAAACGGAGCCATCCATGTGCCTGCTGATGCCGCAGCAGCAACAAACGCTGCTGCCCTGTTCCGACCGGATTATTCAACGCAGTTATACAGAATCTATATCCCGGAATTCGACAATTCGGGGGCGGAACATGCTCAAATAGAGTTGACCGGAAACCTGAAGGCGGCCGGCGACGCGACAGCGATCTCAAAGACTTATTATATGAACTTCAAATTCAACGACAAAGAGAATACTGATATAGTACGCAATAATCTGTACCGCTTTTTAATTACTAAGATTAATGATGAGATAACGGTAAACCAGTCACTTGTATATGAAGTAGAGAAATGGGGAACAGTAAGCGTAAATGTACCATCGTTTAACTAA
- a CDS encoding Mfa1 family fimbria major subunit (Members of this family are fimbrial shaft proteins (major subunit proteins), found in the Bacteriodetes. The family is named for Mfa1 from Porphyromonas gingivalis, and is related to but distinct from the family of FimA from the species.): MKLRSLFLASLAAMTMVSCSNENDPINNGGEGEKNATLLFSIGVPATRATAGGTEEGTASEQTFNTAEVKVKYSNGTTAQFSFTTNDFDKNSSVYTLKNAKKMVVGADANATVYVTINGGEEVSETATKTADYDANASITTGIAAANNFLMSGSATCAITAGITNNVKVTVNRVAAKISEESTATSTSEFTFKTDYRVDGVTVSTEEETMTATIKGYALYNLNKATNVFASTTFATADFFKSITFNKDNKVEYANFVNRTIGDGSTGAYTYCTENNSVANPTAIIYKVTYTYGNGNATNSFFTQKKEDGKTVLYKDFETLNKDNSQAFSAQGLTATSTYDEFIKVGVVKYEAGVAYYLKNIETAGQTNAMIVRNNVYKLNVSKIGGLGKAVIDETTPGDPTYLTLNVTVAQWTINLNSFEL; encoded by the coding sequence ATGAAACTTAGAAGTTTATTTTTAGCAAGTTTGGCTGCAATGACAATGGTATCTTGCAGCAATGAGAATGACCCCATTAATAATGGTGGCGAAGGTGAAAAGAATGCAACGTTGTTGTTCAGCATCGGTGTTCCTGCTACACGTGCTACCGCTGGTGGAACAGAAGAAGGTACTGCTTCTGAACAGACGTTCAATACCGCCGAAGTTAAGGTGAAATACAGCAATGGTACTACAGCTCAATTCAGTTTTACAACGAATGACTTCGATAAGAACTCCAGTGTATATACATTGAAAAATGCAAAGAAAATGGTAGTTGGTGCAGACGCAAATGCTACGGTATATGTAACCATTAATGGTGGAGAAGAGGTTAGTGAGACTGCAACAAAGACAGCAGATTATGATGCTAATGCATCCATCACTACAGGCATCGCCGCAGCCAATAACTTCTTGATGTCCGGTTCTGCAACATGCGCCATCACAGCAGGAATAACCAACAATGTAAAAGTTACTGTAAACCGTGTAGCTGCCAAAATTTCTGAAGAATCAACTGCTACTTCTACCTCTGAATTCACTTTCAAGACAGATTATAGAGTGGACGGAGTGACTGTATCTACTGAAGAAGAGACAATGACAGCCACTATCAAAGGCTACGCTTTGTATAACTTGAACAAAGCTACTAATGTATTTGCATCAACTACATTCGCCACAGCAGATTTCTTTAAATCTATCACATTCAACAAAGACAACAAAGTTGAATATGCAAATTTTGTAAACAGAACTATCGGTGATGGCTCGACCGGTGCTTACACATATTGCACAGAAAATAATTCTGTTGCCAATCCGACTGCCATTATCTACAAAGTGACATACACATACGGTAACGGTAATGCAACAAATTCATTCTTCACTCAGAAAAAAGAAGACGGTAAGACTGTACTCTACAAAGATTTTGAAACTTTGAATAAAGACAATAGCCAAGCTTTCAGTGCACAAGGTTTGACTGCCACCAGCACTTATGATGAATTCATTAAGGTAGGTGTAGTTAAATACGAAGCAGGTGTGGCATATTATCTCAAGAACATTGAAACTGCAGGTCAAACAAACGCCATGATTGTACGCAACAATGTTTATAAGCTGAATGTCAGCAAGATTGGTGGTCTTGGAAAAGCTGTCATAGACGAAACGACTCCGGGTGATCCCACATACCTGACACTGAACGTAACAGTAGCACAATGGACTATCAACTTAAATAGCTTCGAGCTTTAA